Proteins encoded in a region of the Flammeovirga yaeyamensis genome:
- a CDS encoding DUF2461 domain-containing protein produces MITQEVFQFLADLKENNHKDWFTENKPTYQKHHQTVKELFTQIQDELNKTDQIEGHKIYRIYRDVRFSKDKTPYKTWFSGYFSRLKPALRGGYYFHLEDGKCMIGGGFYAPNKDDLKRIRDEFTFGDQEIRGIIEDPTFKKYFGTLEGDGVKTAPKGYDKNDPAIELIRKKQFYAMRFFSNEEVLKDNFVEEVVKTFIALRPFFDYMSNVLTTDLNGESII; encoded by the coding sequence ATGATCACACAAGAGGTATTTCAGTTTTTAGCTGATTTAAAAGAAAATAATCATAAAGATTGGTTCACTGAAAACAAACCAACTTATCAAAAGCATCATCAAACGGTTAAAGAGTTATTCACTCAAATTCAGGATGAATTAAATAAAACAGATCAGATTGAGGGTCATAAGATTTATAGAATTTATCGTGATGTCCGTTTCTCAAAAGATAAAACACCTTATAAAACATGGTTTTCTGGCTATTTTAGTCGTTTAAAACCAGCACTTAGAGGTGGATATTATTTTCATTTGGAAGATGGAAAATGTATGATTGGAGGTGGTTTCTATGCTCCCAATAAAGATGATTTGAAGAGAATTCGTGATGAGTTTACTTTTGGTGATCAAGAAATTAGAGGAATCATAGAAGACCCGACCTTCAAGAAATACTTTGGTACGCTTGAAGGCGATGGAGTGAAAACGGCTCCAAAGGGATACGATAAAAACGACCCTGCCATCGAATTGATCAGAAAGAAACAATTCTATGCTATGAGGTTTTTCTCTAACGAAGAGGTGTTGAAAGACAACTTTGTAGAAGAAGTAGTAAAGACATTTATCGCATTAAGACCATTCTTTGATTATATGTCAAATGTTTTAACGACAGACCTCAATGGAGAAAGTATTATATAA
- the rsmG gene encoding 16S rRNA (guanine(527)-N(7))-methyltransferase RsmG — protein sequence MGNIDIIEKYFDNLTDVQKHQFRQLQDLYAEWNEKVNVISRKDIENLYERHILHSLSIAKIIEFKPGSEILDVGTGGGFPGIPLAILFPKVKFHLVDSIGKKINVVNEIAKTIGLTNVIAEQIRAEKVDGEYDFVVSRAVTRIDVLYKWVRTKVSHQQGHELNNGIICLKGGDLKEEFSKLNKKKFTLTPMTDIFEEDFFETKKVAYVPIAR from the coding sequence ATGGGTAATATTGATATCATAGAGAAATATTTTGACAATCTAACCGATGTACAAAAACATCAGTTCAGACAATTACAAGATCTTTATGCAGAATGGAATGAGAAAGTAAATGTCATTTCAAGAAAAGATATTGAGAATCTTTATGAACGTCATATCCTTCATTCATTAAGTATTGCTAAAATTATCGAGTTTAAACCTGGTAGTGAGATTCTAGACGTAGGAACTGGCGGAGGCTTTCCAGGTATTCCATTGGCCATTCTTTTCCCTAAAGTAAAATTCCATTTGGTAGATTCTATCGGGAAAAAAATCAATGTAGTTAACGAAATTGCGAAAACAATTGGTCTAACTAACGTTATAGCAGAACAAATTCGTGCTGAAAAAGTTGATGGAGAATATGACTTTGTGGTTTCAAGAGCTGTGACTAGAATCGATGTTCTTTACAAATGGGTGAGAACAAAGGTGTCTCACCAACAAGGCCATGAATTAAACAACGGAATTATCTGTTTGAAAGGTGGCGATCTAAAAGAGGAGTTCTCTAAATTAAACAAGAAGAAATTCACTTTAACACCAATGACAGATATCTTCGAGGAAGATTTCTTTGAAACCAAAAAAGTTGCTTACGTTCCTATTGCTAGGTAA
- a CDS encoding 1-acyl-sn-glycerol-3-phosphate acyltransferase, which translates to MIKLWVWLFKFFGWKVTGEVPYHLKKCVVVVGPHTSFWDFMVGVPARAILGLESKYFIKSDLCKGPLGKLLIKLGAIPVDRKKNNTRLVDLAINEFNAREELIIAVTPEGTRSYSPKWKSGFWHIARGANIPIIMIGFCFKRKEVVIGDYFMPSDDKEADILKIKTYLSDFTGKHPEKGILKSEL; encoded by the coding sequence ATGATAAAACTGTGGGTGTGGCTTTTCAAATTTTTTGGTTGGAAAGTGACAGGAGAGGTTCCATATCATTTAAAAAAATGTGTTGTTGTAGTTGGACCACACACTAGTTTTTGGGACTTTATGGTAGGCGTTCCTGCTCGAGCTATATTAGGTTTAGAGTCAAAATATTTTATCAAAAGTGATCTATGTAAAGGACCTCTAGGCAAACTACTGATCAAGTTAGGAGCAATTCCTGTAGACAGAAAGAAAAATAACACTCGTTTAGTGGACTTAGCAATCAATGAGTTTAATGCTCGTGAAGAATTGATTATAGCAGTAACTCCTGAAGGAACAAGGTCTTACAGTCCTAAATGGAAAAGCGGTTTTTGGCATATTGCTAGAGGAGCAAATATTCCTATTATTATGATTGGTTTCTGTTTTAAAAGAAAAGAAGTAGTCATTGGAGATTATTTCATGCCATCTGATGATAAGGAAGCTGATATTCTTAAAATCAAAACATATTTAAGCGACTTTACAGGAAAGCATCCAGAAAAAGGAATACTTAAATCAGAATTATAG
- a CDS encoding histidine-type phosphatase: MKPKLNRSIVFFIFISFLFGCGHSTNVSDEIDTYDEWELGKHQPYDFKSVKALPEGYAVDYVGYLSRHGSRYMLEPKEDVVLYNLFENAKLNDGLKKQGKHIFEEIKLLVKYQHNKYGDLSEIGKKEHKVLGQRMGKLCEDYFNNEPKIKSTSTFKSRTQDSRTTFHKGLQSKGYHPKFVNITYDEFNDPILRAFKICPNYNQYIDSLSWLNHIQEYQKTTAYIEVRNRILNSLFKKSYLQYLDEKQKRFYDNEHNLIIANKDDIIYNLFKCFKITRNLQLESHPNLEIFSAEDSKILTRIDDIHSFFEKGPGYEGRDISYKHGITFLKYLHTNMNDFVNGKSDYAGNFNFAHTNTVLPVLVLLNLDKIGERSLEEWNETEISTMATNISWILLNKGGERYIQIRWNEQSVSLPLEDQNDHIYKYDDYNNYMESILTSYGLNVHRGNYNDILFSI, from the coding sequence ATGAAACCGAAATTAAATCGATCTATTGTTTTCTTTATCTTCATATCCTTTTTATTTGGATGTGGTCATTCTACCAATGTAAGTGATGAAATAGATACCTATGATGAATGGGAACTAGGAAAACATCAACCATATGATTTTAAATCTGTAAAAGCACTTCCTGAAGGGTATGCCGTTGACTATGTAGGGTATTTGTCTCGTCATGGATCCAGATATATGTTGGAACCTAAAGAAGATGTTGTACTTTATAACCTTTTTGAAAATGCGAAGCTTAATGATGGCTTAAAAAAACAAGGTAAACACATCTTTGAGGAGATTAAGTTACTTGTTAAATACCAACATAATAAGTACGGTGATTTATCTGAAATAGGTAAAAAAGAACATAAAGTGCTTGGTCAAAGAATGGGGAAACTATGTGAAGATTACTTCAATAATGAACCAAAAATTAAGAGTACATCGACATTTAAATCTAGGACACAAGACTCTAGAACTACTTTTCATAAAGGTCTTCAATCAAAAGGTTATCATCCAAAATTCGTCAACATTACCTACGATGAATTTAATGATCCTATCTTAAGGGCATTTAAAATTTGTCCAAACTATAATCAATACATTGATTCTTTAAGTTGGTTAAACCACATTCAAGAGTATCAAAAAACTACAGCGTATATCGAAGTTAGGAATAGAATATTAAATAGCCTATTCAAAAAATCCTATCTACAATACTTAGATGAAAAGCAAAAAAGATTTTATGACAATGAACATAATCTAATTATTGCGAATAAAGACGATATTATTTATAACCTCTTCAAATGTTTTAAGATTACTAGAAACTTACAATTAGAAAGTCACCCTAATCTAGAAATTTTCAGTGCTGAAGACTCTAAAATATTAACGAGAATAGACGATATACATTCCTTCTTTGAAAAAGGGCCAGGATATGAGGGGCGTGATATTTCATACAAACATGGAATTACGTTTCTAAAGTATTTACATACAAATATGAATGACTTTGTGAATGGCAAATCCGATTACGCCGGTAATTTTAATTTCGCACATACAAACACAGTTTTACCTGTTCTTGTTCTTTTAAACTTGGATAAGATTGGTGAGAGAAGTCTAGAAGAGTGGAATGAAACAGAAATTTCTACAATGGCCACAAATATATCCTGGATCCTATTAAATAAAGGTGGTGAAAGATATATTCAAATTCGTTGGAATGAACAATCTGTAAGTCTGCCATTGGAAGATCAAAATGATCATATCTATAAATATGATGACTATAATAACTATATGGAGTCAATTTTAACATCATATGGCCTGAATGTTCACCGAGGGAATTACAACGATATTTTATTTTCTATTTAA
- the ruvC gene encoding crossover junction endodeoxyribonuclease RuvC, with the protein MRQKVEEKLILGIDPGTQEMGYGLILVKGQKLSLVQYGVIHLKKYANHAIKLRKIHERIAHLIEEYGPDEMALEAPFVGQNIQSALKLGRAQGVAMSAALIRDIPITEYAPKKVKAAVTGNGNASKEQVAHMLMKLLKFKVEDNVLLDATDALGVAVCHSYQKGQNVSTKKSWSAFLKENPDRLSKK; encoded by the coding sequence ATGAGACAAAAAGTGGAAGAGAAATTAATCTTGGGTATAGATCCAGGAACGCAAGAGATGGGATATGGTTTGATCTTGGTGAAAGGTCAAAAATTAAGTCTTGTACAATATGGAGTGATACATTTGAAGAAATATGCAAATCATGCGATCAAGCTTAGAAAGATCCATGAGAGAATAGCTCATTTGATTGAAGAATATGGTCCTGATGAAATGGCATTGGAGGCTCCTTTCGTTGGACAAAATATACAATCTGCGTTAAAATTAGGTAGAGCTCAAGGGGTTGCAATGTCTGCAGCCTTAATTCGTGATATACCTATTACAGAATATGCTCCCAAAAAAGTAAAAGCTGCTGTAACAGGTAATGGTAATGCTTCTAAAGAACAGGTCGCTCATATGCTGATGAAACTTCTAAAGTTTAAAGTTGAAGACAATGTCCTTTTGGATGCCACTGATGCTTTGGGGGTGGCCGTTTGTCATTCTTACCAAAAGGGTCAAAATGTTTCAACTAAAAAATCTTGGTCAGCATTTTTAAAAGAAAATCCAGATCGGTTATCAAAAAAATAG
- the menD gene encoding 2-succinyl-5-enolpyruvyl-6-hydroxy-3-cyclohexene-1-carboxylic-acid synthase gives MSQHRKDLLVEVGNFVEQLYQKGVRDVVLSPGSRVAPLALAFARHPQINTKTVSDERSAAFIALGIAQQTNLPVAIACTSGTAALNYAPAVAEAYYQRVPLIVITADRPTEWIDQWDGQTIQQQNIFGKHIKKAYHMPVDLSHEDAKWYRQRIGAEAMCNALEYPSGPIQINWPLREPFYPEEGEHFIYESTPQSTREIIQSEPYLDQETWEEKLIPLFESNKKVLIIAGQQQRNDYIVEYLNQLNVPVVSDIISNYGSVDQAIIHQDVFLTPTVIEELQPDIVITFGMSVISKNLKLFLRKNPPKYQLHIQEAGEVPDPFQSLSTVIRSTPEAFFDQLSDFELSFDDDFLNHWKEADDKVKANKTDFFDLLSFSELEIVNHLINELPENAVLHLANSMSVRYANFIGLQRPDIDVHANRGTSGIDGSTSTAIGHAISDKDRPHFLLTGDLAFFYDRNAFWNNYLPSNLNVLLLNNQGGVIFRMIDGPTRQPELEEYFETEQRTNAHHLAKEFDVHYWGINSKEEFYFNYQEFLTKNDKPSIYEVFTNKNISKNTFKAFKKEGIYTKQ, from the coding sequence ATGAGCCAACACCGTAAAGATTTACTTGTAGAAGTAGGCAACTTTGTCGAACAACTTTACCAAAAAGGAGTAAGGGATGTTGTTTTATCTCCCGGTTCCAGAGTTGCACCTTTAGCTTTGGCATTTGCAAGGCACCCTCAAATAAACACTAAAACTGTAAGCGATGAGCGTTCAGCTGCTTTTATTGCTTTAGGTATCGCTCAGCAAACGAATTTACCTGTGGCCATTGCCTGTACTTCCGGTACAGCAGCATTAAATTATGCACCTGCAGTTGCGGAAGCTTATTATCAAAGAGTTCCCTTAATTGTGATCACAGCAGATCGTCCTACAGAATGGATCGATCAGTGGGATGGACAGACAATTCAACAACAGAACATTTTTGGTAAGCATATAAAGAAAGCATACCACATGCCGGTAGATCTTTCTCATGAGGATGCTAAATGGTATCGTCAGAGAATTGGGGCAGAGGCCATGTGCAATGCTTTAGAATATCCTTCAGGCCCTATCCAAATCAATTGGCCATTACGTGAGCCCTTTTATCCTGAAGAAGGGGAGCATTTCATTTATGAAAGCACTCCACAATCCACAAGAGAAATCATTCAATCAGAACCTTATTTAGATCAAGAAACGTGGGAAGAGAAACTAATTCCACTTTTTGAATCGAATAAGAAAGTTCTGATTATTGCTGGTCAACAGCAGAGAAACGACTATATCGTTGAGTATTTAAATCAGCTTAATGTCCCCGTTGTTTCTGATATTATCTCTAATTATGGATCTGTAGATCAAGCCATCATACATCAAGATGTCTTTTTGACGCCGACAGTAATAGAAGAGTTACAACCTGATATCGTCATTACTTTTGGAATGAGTGTCATTTCTAAGAACTTGAAATTGTTTTTAAGAAAGAATCCTCCAAAATATCAATTACATATTCAAGAAGCAGGTGAAGTGCCTGATCCTTTCCAATCATTATCTACGGTTATCCGCTCAACACCAGAAGCATTTTTCGATCAATTATCCGACTTCGAATTATCTTTTGATGATGATTTCCTAAACCATTGGAAAGAGGCAGATGATAAGGTGAAAGCGAACAAAACCGATTTCTTTGATTTACTATCTTTCTCAGAATTGGAGATCGTCAATCATCTCATCAATGAATTGCCAGAAAATGCTGTCTTGCATTTAGCTAACAGTATGTCTGTACGTTATGCCAACTTTATTGGTTTGCAAAGACCCGATATAGATGTTCATGCGAACAGAGGAACGAGCGGTATCGATGGAAGTACAAGTACAGCAATTGGTCATGCAATATCGGATAAGGACAGACCTCATTTCTTACTTACAGGAGATTTGGCTTTCTTTTATGATAGAAACGCATTTTGGAATAATTACCTGCCTTCTAATCTGAACGTTCTTCTTTTGAATAATCAAGGAGGCGTGATATTTAGGATGATTGATGGACCGACAAGGCAACCTGAGTTAGAGGAATATTTCGAAACAGAACAAAGAACCAATGCACATCATTTGGCCAAAGAATTTGATGTTCATTATTGGGGAATCAATTCCAAAGAAGAGTTCTACTTCAATTATCAGGAGTTTTTAACTAAGAACGATAAACCATCGATTTACGAAGTGTTTACGAATAAGAATATAAGTAAGAATACCTTTAAAGCATTTAAGAAAGAAGGTATCTATACAAAACAATAA
- a CDS encoding SpoIIE family protein phosphatase: MKLTPKKRQAKSIKTRLIWSFAANILIIFLLFSVYAYIRSVTNKAEQVALELDEITSNIQDLKSDKQSFLLTETINPSFYETKENDYLTTHEENLNKIQEKLEEMYTNSYVHSAKVIPELRELEKDLQSYSTIFDSLVSVQLKRGFKSYGTEGDMRRSIYSVMNSGYSLDQVKILMLRRHEKDYILRKDTQYEEKLSKVVDQLIGDISRMSIDKYGKIYLNGALEKYRENFRALVKLDEQLGFYGHPGIKDRLDTQLAAIEGKLKSIHHLIVDYNNFWKKLNIVVLIVFALSILSVNAILLFYLLSRLGKPINKLSKSIQKIVEDDFIGELYTIKTKDEIGDLSNDFNYMIERMNERTEEIEIQKEELAQTYDKIETIRQIGAKISKHLKVDKIVQEFYHSLNNTLEFNSFLIGIYQENKLHYRGYSVEGKPYAFDRSISENNHLGVQCYERQEPIVSNNFLSSPELKHFLPVTTSERVNSLVYLPLTSSSKKLGVLAVHSEHINAYSDVQINMLGSIVTYLINALDTAVNYQNMESQVEAKTAEIDKHRQQLLDNNEILQGTLLQLEEKNKQQTSSIQYAKRIQQALLPNISLIRSSFNDAFVFYRPKDIVSGDFYWFEQKGDLIYMAVADCTGHGVPGAFMSILGREILSNLVNSKKFTSPAELLDELHVRIRVVLKQDKMNNKDGMDIGICILDESSNVLKFAGAHHPLYLVRREGGANLIDVIDGNKQSIGGHIFKKKEYEKFKEHTIDLSRRGDILSFYMCTDGYQDQFGGPEGRKFYKKTFRELMSNIADKPMYVQKSLMAIKIDEWMGEHSQTDDILIIGFQPKKETKRITLDLSSIDEILNV, translated from the coding sequence ATGAAACTAACTCCCAAAAAAAGACAAGCTAAAAGTATAAAGACAAGACTAATCTGGTCTTTTGCAGCCAACATTTTAATCATTTTCTTATTATTTTCAGTATATGCTTATATTCGAAGTGTAACGAATAAAGCAGAACAAGTAGCGTTGGAATTGGATGAAATTACATCCAACATTCAAGATCTAAAATCAGATAAACAATCATTTCTTTTAACAGAGACAATTAACCCGTCTTTTTATGAAACTAAGGAAAATGATTATCTAACCACTCACGAAGAAAATTTAAATAAAATTCAAGAAAAACTAGAGGAGATGTACACTAATTCTTATGTACATTCCGCTAAGGTGATTCCTGAATTAAGGGAACTGGAAAAAGACCTTCAATCTTATTCAACGATTTTCGATAGCTTGGTTTCTGTACAGTTGAAAAGAGGTTTTAAAAGTTATGGTACAGAGGGCGACATGAGGCGTTCTATCTATTCTGTGATGAACTCTGGATACTCACTTGATCAAGTTAAAATTCTTATGTTAAGAAGACATGAGAAGGATTATATCTTAAGAAAAGATACGCAATATGAAGAAAAGTTAAGCAAAGTTGTCGATCAACTTATAGGAGATATTAGTCGAATGTCTATTGATAAATATGGAAAGATTTATCTAAATGGAGCATTAGAAAAGTACAGAGAAAATTTCCGTGCTTTAGTAAAATTAGATGAGCAACTAGGTTTTTATGGACACCCTGGAATTAAAGATCGTCTGGATACTCAATTAGCTGCAATTGAGGGAAAACTAAAAAGTATTCATCATTTAATTGTTGATTATAATAATTTTTGGAAAAAACTAAATATTGTAGTGTTAATAGTTTTTGCACTGTCAATATTATCAGTAAATGCAATTCTACTTTTCTATTTACTAAGTAGACTAGGTAAGCCTATCAATAAATTATCAAAATCTATTCAGAAAATTGTAGAGGATGATTTTATTGGCGAATTATATACGATTAAAACAAAGGATGAAATAGGTGATTTATCCAACGATTTTAATTATATGATTGAAAGGATGAATGAAAGGACTGAGGAGATTGAAATTCAAAAAGAAGAACTTGCTCAGACGTATGATAAAATTGAAACAATTCGTCAAATTGGAGCCAAAATCAGTAAGCATTTAAAAGTGGATAAAATTGTACAAGAGTTCTATCACTCTCTAAATAATACGTTAGAATTCAATTCATTTTTAATTGGTATCTATCAAGAAAATAAACTTCATTACAGAGGTTATAGTGTTGAAGGTAAACCTTATGCTTTTGATAGATCAATTTCAGAAAATAATCATTTAGGGGTTCAGTGTTATGAGAGACAAGAACCAATTGTTTCTAATAACTTTTTATCATCTCCTGAGTTGAAACATTTCCTACCTGTTACAACATCAGAAAGAGTAAATTCATTAGTGTATTTACCATTGACTTCATCTTCAAAGAAATTGGGTGTTTTAGCGGTACATAGTGAACATATTAATGCTTATTCTGATGTTCAAATTAACATGTTGGGAAGTATTGTGACTTATCTGATTAACGCTTTAGATACTGCGGTAAATTATCAGAATATGGAATCTCAAGTGGAAGCAAAAACTGCAGAGATAGACAAACATCGTCAGCAACTACTTGATAATAATGAAATCCTACAAGGTACTTTGTTGCAGTTGGAAGAAAAAAATAAGCAGCAGACTTCTAGTATTCAGTATGCTAAGCGAATTCAACAAGCATTATTACCTAATATTTCATTGATAAGATCTTCTTTTAACGATGCTTTTGTTTTTTACAGACCAAAAGATATTGTTAGTGGAGATTTCTATTGGTTCGAACAAAAAGGTGATCTGATCTATATGGCGGTAGCTGATTGTACAGGACATGGTGTTCCGGGGGCCTTTATGTCAATTCTTGGAAGAGAGATTTTATCTAATTTGGTGAATTCTAAAAAGTTTACATCACCTGCTGAGTTACTTGATGAATTACATGTTCGTATTCGAGTTGTACTGAAACAAGACAAAATGAATAATAAGGACGGAATGGATATTGGTATTTGTATTTTAGACGAATCGTCCAATGTTTTAAAGTTTGCCGGTGCACATCATCCACTTTATTTAGTAAGAAGGGAAGGAGGAGCGAATTTAATTGATGTAATTGATGGTAATAAACAATCTATTGGTGGACATATCTTTAAAAAGAAAGAATACGAGAAATTTAAAGAACACACTATTGATTTATCAAGAAGAGGTGATATTCTATCTTTTTACATGTGTACGGATGGTTATCAAGATCAATTTGGAGGTCCTGAAGGGAGGAAATTCTACAAGAAAACGTTTAGAGAGTTGATGAGCAATATTGCGGATAAGCCGATGTATGTTCAAAAATCTCTAATGGCCATAAAAATTGATGAATGGATGGGAGAACACAGTCAGACAGATGATATTCTGATTATAGGATTCCAACCTAAAAAAGAAACTAAAAGGATTACATTAGACCTTTCGAGTATTGATGAAATCCTAAATGTATAA
- a CDS encoding PstS family phosphate ABC transporter substrate-binding protein codes for MNISTKGLTFITLFSIVIFGKQLSAQEILNTKGSDTMLPLVTALANNYDNSNEPVEVVGGGSSLGFKGLKSFETELALSSRKVKSTEKTNIEENIDQLIEKVIAYDALSIITHPSNSVTKLTLTQLIKIYKGQITNWSQLGGENLPITVISRDKNSGSYGFMTSVVVKSDELPEDYIEVHSNAGVVENVSKIKGAIGYCGIAYVEEVVQPLSISEKGGNYVYPSFRNALSKTYPLSRPLYFYYRISDKSKVTSFVSFALSDKGQQIIAHKGYIPVF; via the coding sequence ATGAATATTTCAACAAAGGGGTTGACTTTTATCACGCTCTTCTCAATTGTCATTTTTGGTAAACAACTATCAGCTCAAGAAATACTAAACACAAAAGGGAGTGATACGATGCTTCCTTTAGTCACAGCACTTGCTAATAATTACGACAATAGTAATGAGCCTGTTGAAGTAGTAGGGGGAGGTAGTTCTCTTGGCTTCAAAGGGTTAAAAAGCTTTGAGACAGAATTGGCATTGTCTTCTAGAAAAGTGAAATCAACTGAAAAAACCAATATAGAAGAGAATATCGATCAGTTAATTGAAAAGGTGATTGCCTACGATGCATTGTCTATTATTACTCATCCTTCTAACTCAGTAACAAAGCTTACGCTCACACAATTAATAAAAATATATAAAGGGCAAATTACGAATTGGTCACAACTTGGAGGAGAAAACCTCCCAATAACCGTCATTTCTAGGGATAAAAATTCTGGTAGTTATGGTTTTATGACATCCGTTGTGGTAAAAAGTGATGAACTTCCAGAAGATTATATTGAAGTACATTCGAATGCAGGTGTTGTGGAGAATGTAAGCAAGATCAAAGGGGCTATTGGTTATTGCGGTATCGCATATGTAGAAGAAGTGGTACAACCTTTATCTATTAGTGAAAAAGGAGGGAATTACGTTTACCCATCATTTAGAAATGCATTAAGTAAAACATATCCACTCTCAAGACCTCTTTATTTTTATTACAGAATTTCTGATAAATCAAAAGTAACTTCATTTGTAAGTTTTGCTTTATCAGATAAAGGTCAACAAATAATAGCTCACAAAGGATATATTCCAGTATTCTAA
- a CDS encoding polyprenyl synthetase family protein → MSKKVKDFQIPVQEQMLIFEKKFREHMRTDVALLDRIMSYIVKSKGKQMRPILVFLTAGATGQIEDQTYRGASLIELLHTATLVHDDVVDDADYRRGFFSIKALWKNKTAVLVGDYLLSRGLLLAVDNGDHELLRHVSTAVKEMSEGELMQIEKARRLDITEEVYFEIIRQKTATLIAACTAVGAASSGASEEVIKKMHKMGEKIGIAFQIKDDLFDYGTDEIGKPLGIDIKEKKMTLPLIYALNNAKWLKKKEVIFKIRTQNTNQKVVREIIEFVKSSGGLEYAEEKMHEYIKEGRAILDELPDSEYKTALHQLISYVVERKK, encoded by the coding sequence ATGTCCAAAAAAGTCAAAGATTTCCAAATACCAGTGCAAGAGCAAATGCTCATCTTCGAAAAGAAGTTTAGAGAGCATATGCGTACAGATGTAGCTCTACTCGATAGAATTATGAGCTATATCGTAAAGAGTAAAGGCAAACAAATGCGCCCCATTTTAGTTTTTCTTACTGCAGGGGCAACTGGTCAAATTGAGGATCAAACATATAGAGGTGCTTCTTTAATCGAATTGCTGCATACAGCTACACTCGTGCACGACGATGTGGTAGATGATGCCGATTACCGTAGAGGTTTTTTCTCGATTAAAGCACTTTGGAAAAATAAAACAGCCGTATTGGTAGGTGATTATTTACTATCAAGAGGTTTATTACTTGCTGTGGATAATGGCGACCACGAGTTGCTTAGACATGTATCTACAGCAGTAAAAGAGATGTCTGAAGGCGAATTGATGCAAATTGAGAAAGCACGCCGTTTAGATATCACTGAGGAAGTATACTTTGAGATTATTCGTCAGAAAACAGCTACTTTAATTGCCGCTTGTACAGCAGTAGGGGCAGCATCAAGTGGAGCATCTGAAGAAGTGATCAAAAAGATGCACAAGATGGGAGAGAAGATTGGTATCGCTTTCCAAATCAAAGACGATTTATTTGATTATGGCACCGACGAAATTGGTAAGCCGTTGGGTATCGATATCAAAGAAAAGAAAATGACGCTTCCTTTAATCTATGCATTAAACAATGCCAAGTGGTTAAAGAAGAAAGAGGTGATTTTCAAAATCAGAACTCAAAATACCAATCAGAAAGTCGTTCGTGAAATTATTGAGTTTGTAAAATCTTCTGGTGGATTAGAATATGCAGAAGAAAAAATGCATGAATACATCAAAGAAGGTAGAGCGATCTTAGACGAACTTCCAGATTCTGAATATAAAACTGCTTTGCATCAGTTGATCTCTTATGTAGTAGAACGTAAGAAATAA